In one Melospiza melodia melodia isolate bMelMel2 chromosome 5, bMelMel2.pri, whole genome shotgun sequence genomic region, the following are encoded:
- the APELA gene encoding apelin receptor early endogenous ligand: MRLQLLLWIVAVLLASLLPASGQRPASLALRRKLHRHGCSHRRCMPLHSRVPFP, encoded by the exons ATGaggctccagctgctgctttggATCGTGGCGGTGCTCCTGGCGAGCCTCCTCCCAGCCAGCGGACAGCGGCCAG CCAGCCTGGCGCTGCGCAGGAAGCTGCACCGGCACGGCTGCTCGCACCGGCGCTGCATGCCGCTCCACTCCAGGGTGCCCTTCCCCTGA